GCGGGTGTGAACCCGATGGGGATGCGCGACCAGATGGGCGAGGAGTTCGAACTCCAGATAGGTGAGGTCGAGCGGCCGCCCGTCGACCTGCGCGGTGCGCTGCGCGGTGTCGACGCGGACCAGCTCGTCGTCCCCGACCTCGACCGTCGGCACCGTCGGTACCGGAGGCACCGGCGGCTGCTGGTCGGCGGGCACGAGCACCAGGTAGCCGATCATCGGCGGCCGGCCCGGCAGCGTGGGCAGGGTGTGCTGGGGCGCGGGCATCCAGGTGGCACCCGGCGGCAGGAAGTCGGCGATGTCCACGACCTCGTCCCGGCCCACCGCACGCAGCCGGTGGCGGGGCGAGGGGCCGGGGGAGGGGACGGCGTCGGTGGCGGAGCCCGACGCGGTCGTGAGCGGGGTGGCGGTCGACAGGGAACGGGTGTTCGCCATGAGAGGTCAGCTCTTTCGCGCGAGAAGTTCGTCCGGGAGACCTCGGCGACCGAGCTCGTGGTCGGTGACCCGCCGAGGGACGTACGTCGTTCCGCGCCGACCGAAGGCCGGGGTGTACGGCTTTAGAGGGCCGGCGCGTTCGTCGCGCGGCAACACACCCGGTCGAAGTCGTGGTGCTGACGGGAAGGCCAGAAGGGCTCCAGGTCATGACGACCCGTCGCGCGTGGGTTCTGGAAGCCGGCCATGGCCCCATTGAAGCAGACACACGCCCGCCGCAGGAGTCCGCTCCCACTGCTTGGTCGCGTCTTGGACATGACGGGAGTCTGCCGTGACCTCAGCCGACCAGGCGTTTTTGCCAGTCCAGCGGGGTGACGGTGATGGCCGTGCCGGGATCGCCGTCCCACTGTGCGGACAGCCCCTGCGCCGCGAGGGCCGCGACGACCTCCCGTCCGACCGCCGTCGTGGTCTCGGGGGACCCGTCGAACCCGCCGTAGAGCAGCATCAGTCCGTGCCCGGCGGCGGCGCCCTCGGTGCACTGGGAGTGGAAGAACACGAACCCCCGGGCGTCCGTGGCGCCTTCGGCGCCTATCTCGCTCGTACCGCAGCTGCGGCAGCAGGTGAAGTTCTCCCGGGCGGTGATGCCGTGCGTCCCCTGGAGCGCCGCGAAGGCACGGGTGAGCCGCTCGGGGTCGGTGACCCCGTCCCAGGTGTCCTGCTCGGCGAGCCGCTCCACCCAGAGCCGGTCGACGAGCTGCCGGGCCTGCGCGCGGGAGACGGGCCGGTGGTCGCCCTCGACCAGGTACTCCTCGGCGGCCTCGGTGAGCTGTGCCCGGTCGCCGTATCCGCAGCGCAGCAGCTCCCGTACCCGCTCCTCGACCTGCTCCTGTACGTCGTCGTCGAGCTCCGGCACCTCCTCGGGGGCGTCGTGCTCCAGCGGGGTCCACTCGATGCCGGTGTCCCAGCCCGCCGTCCGCCGAGCCCAGCCGGTCATGGCCTGCGCGACGCGCTCCGGGTCGGTCAGCACGGTCCCGAAGAACCGGTCGCGGCCCTCGCGGTGTTCCAGCTGGTACTCGCCGTCGGTGCCGTCGTCGGCCCGCTGGTGCCAGACCTGGACGAAGACGTCCGGCACGTCCGGTATCCGCTGGACGACCAGGAAACGGTCGCCGTGCTCCCCGATCCGGCACACCAGCTCGCGCAGCCGCTCCGCCGTGATCCGGGCGTGCTTCTCCCAGTTCTCCGTCTCGACCTTGACGGCCAGCCGGTCCGTGTCCTCGACGGCCGGTCCGTCCGCGTCCTTGGCGGTCGGCCCGTCCGTGTCGATGGGCTCGTTCGTACGAGTCGGGTCGCCCCCGTCGATCTTCATGCCCCCACCATGGCACGCCCCACCGACAACGCCGGAGGGCGCCCACCGGAACCGGTGGACGCCCTCGCGGGAAACGCTGTGGAGCGCTCGCGGATCAGACCTGGCCGGCCTTGTCGAGCGCGGTGCAGCAGGTGTCGACGATCAGCCGCGTCACGACGTACGGGTCGACGTTGGCGTTCGGACGGCGGTCCTCGATGTAGCCCTTGCCGTCCTTCTCGACCTGCCACGGGATACGGACCGAGGCGCCGCGGTTGGAGACACCGTAGGAGTACTCGTTCCACGGGGCGGTCTCGTGCAGGCCGGTCAGTCGGTCGTCGATGCCGGCGCCGTAGTTCTTGACGTGGTCGAGCGGCTTCGAGCCCTCGCCCAGCGACTCGCACGCGGTGATGATCGCGTCGTAGCCCTCGCGCATCGCCTTCGTGGAGAAGTTGGTGTGCGCACCGGCGCCGTTCCAGTCACCCTTGGCCGGCTTGGGGTCGAGGGTGGCCGCGACGTCGAAGTCCTCGGCGGTGCGGTAGAGCAGCCAGCGGGCCACCCACAGCTGGTCGGCGACCTCCAGCGGGGCCAGCGGACCGACCTGGAACTCCCACTGGCCGGGCATGACCTCGGCGTTGATGCCGGAGATGCCGAGACCGGCGGTCAGGCAGTTCTCCAGGTGGGCCTCGACGAT
The DNA window shown above is from Streptomyces akebiae and carries:
- a CDS encoding winged helix-turn-helix domain-containing protein, translated to MANTRSLSTATPLTTASGSATDAVPSPGPSPRHRLRAVGRDEVVDIADFLPPGATWMPAPQHTLPTLPGRPPMIGYLVLVPADQQPPVPPVPTVPTVEVGDDELVRVDTAQRTAQVDGRPLDLTYLEFELLAHLVAHPHRVHTRDQLVTTVWGYGHVGDGRTVDVHIARLRRKLGAEFRQAIRTVRRVGYKYTPPLRG
- a CDS encoding DUF6891 domain-containing protein gives rise to the protein MKIDGGDPTRTNEPIDTDGPTAKDADGPAVEDTDRLAVKVETENWEKHARITAERLRELVCRIGEHGDRFLVVQRIPDVPDVFVQVWHQRADDGTDGEYQLEHREGRDRFFGTVLTDPERVAQAMTGWARRTAGWDTGIEWTPLEHDAPEEVPELDDDVQEQVEERVRELLRCGYGDRAQLTEAAEEYLVEGDHRPVSRAQARQLVDRLWVERLAEQDTWDGVTDPERLTRAFAALQGTHGITARENFTCCRSCGTSEIGAEGATDARGFVFFHSQCTEGAAAGHGLMLLYGGFDGSPETTTAVGREVVAALAAQGLSAQWDGDPGTAITVTPLDWQKRLVG
- the glnII gene encoding glutamine synthetase — its product is MTFKAEYIWIDGTEPTAKLRSKTKIIAGEPAGLDALPIWGFDGSSTNQAEGHSSDRVLQPVFTCPDPIRGGDDVLVLCEVLNIDMTPHESNTRAALREVAEKFAAQEPIFGIEQEYTFFQDGTPLGFPKGGFPAPQGGYYCGVGADEIFGRDIVEAHLENCLTAGLGISGINAEVMPGQWEFQVGPLAPLEVADQLWVARWLLYRTAEDFDVAATLDPKPAKGDWNGAGAHTNFSTKAMREGYDAIITACESLGEGSKPLDHVKNYGAGIDDRLTGLHETAPWNEYSYGVSNRGASVRIPWQVEKDGKGYIEDRRPNANVDPYVVTRLIVDTCCTALDKAGQV